One Clavelina lepadiformis chromosome 1, kaClaLepa1.1, whole genome shotgun sequence genomic region harbors:
- the LOC143448156 gene encoding retinol dehydrogenase 14-like — translation MATATPKSSAVKGWVKCDVKLDGKTALVTGANQGVGYETSLEFVRRGARVVMACRNLEKGEEAKANILKEVDGADIVVCKLDLASLESVREFAQKFNETESRLDILVNNAGVMGCPQWKTKEGFEMQFGTNHIGHFLLTNLLLDLIKKSAPSRIVIVSSFVYKYGQMDFDNLMHEKDYSPNKCYYASKLANVLHCRELAKRLEGTGVICNCLHPGAVKSSLANHAKDGGHLPFIQRILVKVIMPIAEATVYISPQQGAQTSIYCSVAPELEGVSGKYFNKCEEETLASHALSDCDAKKLWEVSEELCKAQPVPEENQSTSAKE, via the exons ATGGCCACAG CAACACCAAAAAGTTCAGCTGTGAAGGGTTGGGTCAAATGTGATGTGAAGCTGGATGGAAAAACAGCCCTGGTCACCGGAGCCAATCAAGGAGTTGGTTATGAAACTTCTCTTGAATTTGTGCGACGTGGAGCCAGGGTTGTAATGGCATGTCGAAATCTTGAAAAAGGAGAAGAAGCAAAAGCCAAT ATCCTTAAAGAAGTTGATGGAGCTGATATTGTGGTTTGCAAGTTAGATTTAGCATCTCTGGAGTCTGTTCGggaatttgcacaaaaatttaatgaaactGAATCACGCCTGGACATTCTAGTTAACAATGCAG GTGTAATGGGTTGTCCTCAGTGGAAAACTAAAGAAGGCTTTGAAATGCAGTTTGGCACAAATCATATTGGTCATTTTTTGCTCACTAACTTATTACTTGACCTGATTAAG AAAAGTGCACCAAGTCGAATTGTTATTGTATCCTCGTTTGTCTACAAATATGGTCAAATGGATTTTGACAACCTAATGCATGAGAAGGACTATAGTcccaataaatgttattatgcCAGCAAACTTGCTAATGTACTCCACTGCAGAGAACTTGCCAAACGATTGGAGG GAACTGGCGTGATTTGCAACTGCCTGCACCCTGGTGCTGTGAAGTCAAGCCTGGCTAACCATGCTAAAGATGGTGGTCATCTTCCATTTATCCAAAGAATACTTGTGAAAGTGATTATGCCTATAGCGGAGGCAACTGTCTACATCAGCCCTCAACAAGGGGCTCAGACATCCATTTATTGTTCAGTTGCTCCTGAACTGGAAGGAGTTAGtgggaaatattttaa CAAATGTGAGGAAGAAACTCTTGCTTCACATGCACTGAGTGACTGCGATGCAAAAAAGTTGTGGGAGGTATCTGAAGAGCTTTGCAAAGCACAACCAGTTCCGGAAGAAAATCAGTCAACATCTGCGAAAGAATAA
- the LOC143464491 gene encoding mediator of RNA polymerase II transcription subunit 11-like, translating into MANVENVSNRLKKLEDIERKITMAIQSAGFTLQELAKDKPVERTLDKHTNGFMQTLDEVETELATQISYLSQVATSQQHEGSSYASRRNAQLLNESIHHVSKQIDEMVDSCGKMENKTKMAT; encoded by the exons ATGGCCAATGTTGAAAATGTATCGAACCGTTTAAAGAAGCTAGAAGACATTGAGAGAAAAATTACCATGGCGATACAGAGTGCGG GTTTCACTCTGCAAGAGTTGGCTAAAGACAAACCAGTTGAACGAACACTGGACAAACACACAAATGGTTTTATGCAGACATTGGATGAAGTTGAAACGGAATTAGCAACTCAAATCAGTTACTTATCACAA GTTGCAACAAGTCAGCAACATGAAGGATCAAGTTATGCTTCCAGAAGAAATGCACAACTTTTAAACGAATCTATTCATCATGTGTCGAAACAAATTGATGAAATGGTTGATTCATGTGGGAAAATGGAGAACAAAACTAAAATGGCGACATAG
- the LOC143447376 gene encoding uncharacterized protein LOC143447376: MTQSCRCIRPKHIFHFLYVTGSLKLIKTAWKANIQAPDVALVVERDLHQLLGYHTIWESCIYRPLVYLYIVNAVKLLTPLKIMSDQDITQLDATLDELDDIYQTLKFSRDQAAKTSIKADESFKVDNSFDLLKFDITKVDCDVVDAGIPTPRSRVKRKIPTEADVDTNDAIINLDNNDGTNDALQNNPVKKHEGYEEIVLPVTPLHTESKRDTVVNITFPPPPNYDPPPIRDKTNNSSGASLDEEDYDPPSGKEDSPDQVYDNVAVENNDDIPDYDDIPEELEEVVVAPGYTDEATLQYPTAVVLRHQTTPLYSQVDRKSKAKSSGRDIVLQMNHFSSNNAKDIENDENVTEETAVLDTEDARYTNENPPIPAPRRIESLSSDAEWSDDTTDNKSLAGEKAKGVTFSSEPTSGSTQSIIDATQSEYMRNKTAKGRDREWYCYLAMLIAIVFLIGLFIFMFISYIYVGTVSQNALNEALNRGSGR; encoded by the exons ATGACTCAATCATGCAGATGCATCAGGCCAAAacatatatttcattttttgtatgTCACTGGCAGTTTGAAACTGATCAAAACAGCCTGGAAAGCTAACATTCAGGCGCCAGACGTAGCTCTGGTTGTAGAAAGAGACTTGCATCAACTGTTAGGCTATCATACAATATGGGAATCGTGTATTTATAGGCCCTtggtatatttatatattgttAACGCTGTTAAATTGTTAACGCCGTTAAAAATAATGAGTGATCAAGATATTACACAACTTGACGCCACCTTAGACGAGCTCGACGATATTTATCAAACACTGAAGTTTAGTCGCGATCAGGCAGCAAAAACCAGCATCAAAGCTGATGAATCTTTCAAAGTCGATAACTCTTTCGACCTTCTCAAGTTTGACATCACCAAAGTTGATTGTGACGTTGTCGACGCAGGAATCCCTACACCGCGGTCGCGGGTAAAGAGGAAAATCCCAACCGAAGCTGATGTTGACACAAATGATGCAATAATCAATTTGGATAATAATGACGGCACAAATGATGCCTTACAG AACAATCCCGTTAAAAAACATGAAGGTTATGAAGAGATAGTACTTCCCGTCACACCACTTCATACCGAATCAAAAAG AGACACCGTGGTTAATATAACTTTTCCACCTCCACCAAACTATGATCCTCCCCCAATTCgtgataaaacaaacaacagcaGCGGTGCTTCTTTGGATGAAGAAGATTATGACCCACCTTCTGGGAAGGAAGACAGTCCAGACCAG GTATATGACAATGTAGCTGTAGAGAACAATGACGACATACCTGATTATGACGACATCCCGGAAGAGCTTGAAGAAGTTGTTGTTGCCCCTGGTTACACTGACGAAGCGACATTGCAGTATCCCACAGCCGTAGTGTTGCGACACCAGACGACACCATTGTACAGCCAAGTGGATAGAAaatcaaaagcaaaatcatCTGGGAGAG ACATTGTCCTTCAGATGAACCACTTTAGTTCGAACAACGCAAAGGACATCGAAAATGACGAAAACGTTACCGAGGAAACAGCAGTGTTGG ATACAGAAGATGCTCGGTACACAAATGAAAATCCTCCAATACCCGCACCTCGCCGCATCGAATCATTATCATCGGACGCAGAATGGAGTGACGACACAACTGATAACAA GTCTTTAGCTGGTGAAAAGGCCAAAGGAGTCACCTTTTCTTCCGAGCCTACGTCAGGATCAACACAATCGATCATAGACGCAACACAAAGCGAGTACATGCGAAATAAAACGG cGAAAGGCCGAGACAGGGAGTGGTATTGCTATTTGGCCATGCTTATCGCCATTGTTTTCCTCATCGgtctttttattttcatgtttatCTCTTACATCTATGTTG GAACTGTCAGCCAAAATGCGCTTAATGAAGCTTTGAACCGTGGTTCTG gGAGATGA
- the LOC143447385 gene encoding uromodulin-like: protein MLTGKSLAVFVLLRLAVEEVVATSKEEIQLQIGSFLAEDNSTEYELLTEGVKVMCLPEYMCVAISRTFYQDRGIHYANFTSLSFSESCDDDLVSDPTAADDHKILCTTKGFMTCGSTMNLTATDVIYGNSLVTSDLADPAFPNVRVGQYYNYVLPFDCAYPLAYLVSLTKESIDKEFHYLPTISQVRRIVIDTDVSATGFGEFSVGMFLFKGPSFSELRTRPPRLKMHETLYVGVRLLEGPPTAVIEVEKCWATPVEDAKHHQFFFLKYYCPVTDFVQIENPKNLSHFYWSSRVFRFSNSSAVYLHCDVTVCFTDHQSCITKCPSRSRRRRSLDAQKNSSKNNATLTVGPIYLDDDASIIDGITDEESGDRSLEDGDTEVNKKHRYLEISWLAVIGMIFLSFLALLIIIAICLLRKMHRIF from the exons GTATGAGTTGCTTACCGAAGGGG ttaaggtcATGTGCCTACCTGAGTACATGTGCGTCGCTATATCCCGAACGTTTTATCAAGACAGGGGAATACATTATGCCAATTTTACTTCTTTGAGCTTCAGCGAAAGCTGTGATGATGACCTTGTATCAGATCCGACAGCCGCAGATGACCACAAAATTCTTTGCACGACCAAGGGTTTCATGACCTGCGGCAGCACCATGAATTTA ACTGCTACCGACGTGATTTATGGAAATAGCCTTGTGACGTCAGATCTGGCTGATCCCGCCTTCCCTAACGTGAGAGTTGGCCAGTACTATAACTACGTCCTGCCATTTGATTGCGCGTACCCTTTAGCCTACTTAGTTTCACTTACGAAGGAAAGCATTGATAAAGAGTTTCACTATTTACCAACCATAAG TCAAGTTCGTCGAATAGTAATTGACACTGATGTCTCCGCTACTGGTTTCGGAGAATTTTCTGTCGGAATGTTTTTGTTCAAAGGACCTTCATTCAGTGAATTGCGTACTAGACCACCGCGACTGAAGATGCATGAAAC GCTGTACGTAGGCGTGCGTTTGTTAGAAGGTCCACCGACTGCTGTAATTGAAGTAGAAAAATGTTGGGCGACTCCCGTAGAAGATGCAAAACATCATCAGTTTTTCTTTCTGAAATACTA CTGTCCTGTGACTGACTTTGTTCAAATCGAAAATCCCAAAAACTTGTCTCACTTCTATTGGAGTTCTAGAGTTTTTCGATTCTCAAACAGCTCAGCCGTCTATCTGCACTGTGATGTCACTGTTTGCTTTACTGATCATCAATCATGCATA ACGAAATGTCCAAGCCGGTCTCGACGAAGACGTTCCCTTGACGCTCAGAAGAATTCATCAAAAAATAACGCAACTTTGACAGTCGGACCCATTTACTTAGACGATGATGCTTCCATCATTGACGGAATAACGGATGAGGAGTCTGGAGATCGCTCCCTGGAGGATGGGGATACAGAAGTGAATAAAAAGCATCGTTACCTGGAAATTAGCTGGCTTGCCGTAATTGGCatgatttttctttcttttcttgcTCTTCTTATAATCATCGCTATTTGTTTGTTACGAAAAATGCATCGAATCTTTTAA
- the LOC143464483 gene encoding COP9 signalosome complex subunit 8-like — translation MLGLSLMMDSESTELSASYSHDEALKRLEVIENQELDSPQGKLTAEVYREFLALYLLNKDVINAKFLWQRIPFDIKNGDAELQAVWTVGKSAWKHDYAGVHAGVNAYEWSGTVKRIMHQYKVDVQEHCLNLVAGGYTSIKLQYMANILGLSDADTIEAIQRRGWSYLMETNMIKPVKNKKEINYSFNNEEHLERLTQHILFLET, via the exons ATGCTAGGTCTCTCTCTAATGATGGATTCAGAGTCAACTGAACTATCCGCAAGCTACTCACACGATGAAGCATTAAAACGACTTGAAGTAATCGAAAATCAGGAACTAGATTCCCCACAAGGCAAGCTAACAGCTGAAGTCTACAGAGAATTTCTGGCACTTTATCTGCTGAACAAGGATGTTATAAATGCCAAGTTTTTATGGCAAAGAATTCCTTTTGACATCAAAAATGGAGATGCAGAGCTACAGGCTGTTTGGACAGTTGGAAAATCTGCTTGGAAACATGATTATGCAG GTGTTCACGCTGGTGTGAATGCATATGAGTGGAGTGGAACAGTAAAGAGGATCATGCATCAATACAAAGTTGACGTGCAAGAACACTGCCTCAATCTGGTGGCAGGTGGTTACACTTCTATCAAACTACAATATATGGCAAATATTTTAG GTTTAAGTGATGCTGATACAATAGAAGCTATACAACGACGAGGGTGGTCGTATCTTATGGAAACAAATATGATTAAGccagttaaaaataaaaaagaaatcaatTATTCATTTAACAATGAAGAGCATTTAGAAAGATTAACTCAACATATATTATTCTTAGAAAcctga